The window CGCTCAGGCAACCTGTGGCTTTACATTGTTTCGCTTGCGTCAAAAGGAAATATCCACGCATACACCCTCCCAGACCAGATTGAGCGCAGGTTTGGCTTTCGGCCCGGGCGCATCATGTGCTACATCGTGGCCTACAGGCTAAAGGCAGAAGGCCTGCTTGAGGTTGCAGGTGCGGGGAGGCGGGTCTACTACAAGGCAACAGTGTTTGGCAAAAGGCAGCTAAGGGCAGCCAAGGGGATAATCAGCAAAACGGCATCAGCTTTATAGTCCAAGGCGCAGCAGGGGAAACAATCGCTTAACCATGTGAGAAAATGGCCACAAAAAACATCGTTGTCCTTACAGGCACCCCGGGCACTGGAAAAACCAGGGTATCACAGGTGCTTTGTGAATCGGACTGGC is drawn from Candidatus Parvarchaeota archaeon and contains these coding sequences:
- a CDS encoding PadR family transcriptional regulator, translated to MAARKISKAPGTSASPHASRALSRVETLLRSGNLWLYIVSLASKGNIHAYTLPDQIERRFGFRPGRIMCYIVAYRLKAEGLLEVAGAGRRVYYKATVFGKRQLRAAKGIISKTASAL